A window from Schistosoma haematobium chromosome 1, whole genome shotgun sequence encodes these proteins:
- the ATG4C_1 gene encoding Cysteine protease atg4c (EggNog:ENOG410V8G2~COG:J), translating into MKDVREVRRKEMKSLWMERLEIASEQCGLPSARALCEGLAQSNIALNKNMLQILSIYEPRTFSALVDLSKQYHLEKGVSVPNMSSPQRVITQGLLTLPVVPGNRNLYE; encoded by the exons ATGAAAGATGTAAGAGAAGTTCGGAGGAAAGAAATGAAATCGTTGTGGATGGAGCGTCTGGAAATAGCTAGTGAACAGTGTGGTCTACCCAGTGCAAGAGCATTATGTGAAGGCTTAGCCCAGTCAAATATCGCTCTTAATAAAAACATGCTACAAATTTTGTCTATTTACGAGCCTCGTACGTTCTCA GCTTTGGTCGATTTGTCTAAACAATATCATCTTGAAAAGGGAGTATCTGTCCCCAACATGTCTTCGCCTCAAAGAGTTATTACCCAAGGGTTGCTAACTTTGCCTGTTGTCCCGGGAAATAGAAATTTGTATGAATAA
- the ATG4C_1 gene encoding Cysteine protease atg4c, variant 4 (EggNog:ENOG410V78Z~COG:O~MEROPS:MER0014316): protein MNYSILFHLVKRVLLGFQCKPGFTYLLGVLGSSYAQKNHLIILEINRGEGNTICTQMRVSRSRDPASVTRSSFTTLDHIRSVWNQLKFGWSIQFWPNFDQNAIIYMLGRCYFASTSDNSPTIPRDIILDGNFSDFASDFASRLWFTYRDNFPPLLRSPSSTSTNNMPYSLSTKRPASCDCESIQAKVDLFKTQSKNLSIYSKSSHSIPLSTNHVGPKSSNIPSPYIPLSVQTSDCGWGCMFRCGQMLLAQALVVHFLGRNWRLTKNQSFRFAYFQGFGFQPSNYQMVQ, encoded by the exons ATGAATTATagtattttgtttcatttagtTAAAAGAGTCCTGTTGGGTTTCCAATGTAAACCCGGATTCACATATTTGTTGGGAGTTTTAGGAAGTAGCTATGCTCAAAAGAATCACTTGATCATCCTGGAAATCAATCGAGGTGAAGGAAATACCATTTGCACTCAGATGAGAGTTTCTCGCAGCAGAGACCCAGCATCAGTTACACGATCCAGCTTCACAACTCTTGACCACATACGTTCAGTGTGGAATCAGTTAAAGTTTGGTTGGTCCATTCAGTTCTGGCCGAATTTCGATCAAAATGCAATAATATATATGCTCGGTCGGTGCTATTTCGCTTCTACTTCTG ACAATTCCCCAACTATCCCGAGGGATATAATTTTGGATGGAAATTTTTCAGATTTTGCTTCAGACTTTGCAAGTAGATTATGGTTTACTTATCGTGATAACTTCCCCCCATTATTAAGAAGTCCTTCTAGTACCTCTACCAATAATATGCCGTATTCACTATCTACCAAAAGACCAGCTTCGTGTGACTGTGAAAGTATCCAagccaaagttgacctatttaaAACTCAATCAA AAAACTTATCAATTTACAGCAAAAGTAGTCATTCTATTCCACTATCTACAAACCATGTTGGGCCGAAATCCTCGAATATCCCGAGTCCATATATTCCTCTATCTGTTCAGACATCAGATTGTGGATGGGGATGCATGTTTCGATGTGGACAAATGTTGCTTGCTCAAGCTCTGGTAGTTCATTTTTTAGGCAGAAATTGGAGGCTAACAAAAAATCAAAG